A genomic window from Candidatus Obscuribacterales bacterium includes:
- a CDS encoding metallophosphoesterase yields MNPLISELFVLVLFVAVLVVISLWALRAVWRTIKSIRTKRKVDPLDILGVLVGIAIIACVSYGVFVEPYDLEVTRSTIYSKKFAANPDRPSLRIVHISDLHCDSQPRLEPRLYPTIKSLHPDIIVFSGDCINCREGLPIFRKCMQELSTIAPTFVGLGNHDSRQWPNMDILGKTKVKNLKGQIEKLNLHGMSICVTGVPVDRESLGTANLNKLSKDNYNIYVYHYPCAAESLSKYNIDLLCTGHTHGGQVRLPFYGAIITRSPTGKQFEAGMYHVNDTWLSVTRGVGLEGSWAPRVRFLCRPEVTLIDITGDEQWRLSQAAN; encoded by the coding sequence ATGAATCCGCTGATTTCAGAACTCTTCGTTTTGGTCCTTTTTGTGGCAGTCCTTGTTGTGATTTCACTCTGGGCGCTTAGAGCTGTTTGGCGAACAATCAAATCGATACGTACAAAAAGAAAAGTCGATCCACTGGATATCCTAGGAGTCTTAGTTGGAATTGCCATAATCGCTTGCGTTAGCTACGGGGTCTTCGTCGAACCATATGACCTTGAAGTCACTAGATCGACAATTTACTCGAAAAAATTTGCCGCTAACCCCGACAGACCATCTCTACGCATAGTCCATATTTCCGATTTGCATTGTGACTCCCAACCAAGACTTGAACCCCGACTTTATCCAACGATAAAATCACTTCATCCGGACATTATTGTATTCTCCGGTGACTGCATAAATTGTCGCGAGGGTTTGCCTATATTTAGAAAGTGCATGCAAGAGCTGTCCACCATCGCACCAACCTTCGTTGGACTGGGAAATCACGACAGCCGGCAGTGGCCGAACATGGATATTCTCGGAAAGACCAAAGTAAAGAATCTAAAGGGACAAATCGAAAAGCTAAATTTGCATGGCATGTCCATTTGCGTCACTGGCGTTCCCGTAGATCGGGAATCATTGGGGACAGCAAATTTAAACAAGTTATCCAAAGACAATTACAACATTTACGTCTATCACTACCCCTGCGCGGCAGAGTCGCTCAGCAAATACAATATCGATCTCCTGTGTACTGGTCATACACATGGTGGACAAGTACGCTTGCCTTTCTACGGAGCAATAATTACTCGTTCCCCGACCGGAAAACAATTTGAAGCAGGTATGTATCACGTGAACGATACCTGGCTCAGCGTAACTCGAGGCGTAGGACTGGAAGGCTCTTGGGCACCGCGCGTGAGATTTTTATGTCGACCAGAAGTAACGCTAATAGATATCACTGGCGATGAACAGTGGAGACTTTCCCAGGCGGCCAATTGA
- a CDS encoding phosphotransferase, translating into MNNRIGTYNQLSKQLSVQSDDTLTLLIEQAKPLHCGYGGSSALLRVDDAPIFVKKLPLTDLERQPKHFKSTANIFELPLYYQYGVGSTGFGAWRDLAAHIMTTNWVLSDQCANFPILYHWRILPCLPTKNIGKAVEDIDADVQYWDNSSAIRNRLEGIRDASAHLVLFLEYIPSTLSQWLQHQLDIDADEAISFVDNQLVETTDFLNRHSFVHFDAHFNNILTDGNRLYFTDFGLASSAEFELANDELLFLNKHQNYDRCASIASMIHCIVTKFYGQENWHLKLQSLLSDRTKSNDVPPPVASAIEQYGQLALKFRDEFFNSLQTITKSTRYPANEFDALLQTSKRRSKI; encoded by the coding sequence TTGAATAATCGAATAGGTACGTATAACCAACTTTCAAAGCAGCTTTCTGTCCAAAGTGACGACACACTCACTCTTCTGATTGAGCAAGCAAAGCCACTCCATTGTGGTTATGGTGGTAGTTCAGCTTTGCTTAGAGTGGATGATGCTCCCATCTTTGTCAAAAAACTCCCATTGACGGACTTAGAAAGACAGCCTAAGCACTTTAAGTCTACCGCCAATATTTTTGAATTACCGCTCTACTATCAATATGGCGTCGGATCAACAGGATTTGGAGCTTGGCGTGATCTTGCCGCCCACATAATGACGACAAATTGGGTCTTGTCTGACCAATGTGCGAACTTCCCAATTCTCTATCATTGGCGTATTTTGCCTTGCCTTCCCACTAAAAATATTGGCAAAGCAGTTGAAGATATAGATGCAGATGTTCAATATTGGGATAATTCATCAGCCATACGAAATAGGCTAGAAGGCATTCGCGATGCTTCAGCACATCTAGTACTATTCTTGGAATACATTCCGTCCACATTATCGCAGTGGCTACAACATCAACTCGATATTGACGCCGATGAGGCAATTTCATTTGTCGACAATCAGCTTGTTGAGACAACGGATTTTCTCAACAGACATTCATTTGTTCACTTTGACGCTCATTTCAACAACATACTCACGGATGGCAATCGCCTGTACTTTACCGATTTTGGTCTCGCTTCATCAGCTGAATTCGAGTTAGCAAACGACGAACTCCTATTCCTGAACAAGCATCAAAACTATGACCGCTGCGCCAGCATTGCAAGCATGATTCACTGCATAGTTACCAAATTCTATGGACAGGAGAACTGGCACTTAAAATTGCAGTCCTTACTCAGCGACAGAACAAAATCAAATGATGTGCCTCCACCAGTTGCCTCTGCCATAGAGCAGTATGGGCAGCTAGCGCTGAAATTTAGAGACGAGTTTTTCAACTCCCTTCAGACCATAACGAAGTCAACTCGCTATCCAGCAAACGAATTCGATGCTTTGCTGCAAACCAGTAAACGCCGCTCGAAAATTTGA
- the murQ gene encoding N-acetylmuramic acid 6-phosphate etherase → MKSSYTFEFNKMLTEERNPKTMDLDVLDTLDLVSRIQSEDLLVAQAVNKVIPDIARAVDLIVDGLRAGGRLIYFGAGTSGRLGVLDASECPPTFGIDPNIVTAYIAGGKEAMFQAFENAEDSKTSGIADATAANITDKDVVVGITASGRTPYVQGACDKARELGAKVIAVVNNPNSELESIADVAIVAPVGPEALTGSTRMKAGTAQKMILNLISTCSMVRLGKVYENLMVDLKPTNEKLRERALMIISSLADVPRHIAEGALVASHYNAKTAILMVKRKLGRQQAETLINKSAGFLRQALDEQA, encoded by the coding sequence GTGAAATCAAGTTACACGTTTGAGTTCAATAAAATGCTCACTGAGGAGCGCAATCCAAAAACAATGGATTTGGATGTGCTCGATACGCTGGACTTAGTGTCGCGTATTCAAAGCGAAGATCTCTTGGTTGCTCAAGCAGTCAACAAAGTGATACCGGACATCGCCCGCGCAGTTGACCTCATTGTCGACGGATTGCGCGCAGGCGGCCGCCTCATTTACTTCGGCGCCGGAACAAGCGGCAGACTCGGCGTGCTCGACGCCTCAGAATGTCCTCCGACATTTGGCATTGACCCCAATATCGTCACTGCCTACATTGCCGGCGGCAAAGAAGCAATGTTCCAAGCTTTTGAAAATGCCGAGGATTCCAAAACATCCGGCATAGCCGACGCCACCGCCGCTAACATAACCGACAAAGATGTAGTCGTCGGAATAACAGCCAGCGGCAGAACACCTTATGTCCAAGGCGCTTGCGACAAAGCTCGCGAATTGGGAGCAAAGGTAATTGCTGTTGTTAACAACCCGAATTCCGAATTGGAATCAATTGCCGACGTTGCCATTGTCGCTCCAGTCGGACCAGAAGCATTGACCGGCTCAACCAGAATGAAAGCCGGAACAGCACAAAAGATGATCTTGAACCTCATCTCCACCTGCTCCATGGTCCGCCTCGGCAAAGTCTACGAAAACTTGATGGTTGATTTAAAACCAACCAACGAGAAATTGCGCGAACGCGCCTTGATGATCATCAGCAGCCTAGCCGATGTGCCACGTCACATCGCTGAAGGCGCTCTTGTCGCCTCCCACTACAACGCTAAAACAGCCATCCTCATGGTCAAGCGCAAGCTGGGCAGACAACAAGCTGAAACCCTCATCAACAAATCCGCCGGCTTCTTGCGTCAAGCGTTAGACGAACAGGCGTAG
- a CDS encoding putative toxin-antitoxin system toxin component, PIN family has protein sequence MLRVVIDTNVWISGLIKSGPPAKIVSLFAAGVFRVCCSKETMDELAVVLKRPKLADRIDLLDAELLIDLLNSSALLVNTETVQSIVRDPKDQIYLACSDAANADVLVTGDKDLLVLNSYGRTRIMAPAEFCSLFAE, from the coding sequence GTGCTTAGAGTCGTAATCGATACTAATGTTTGGATCAGTGGACTCATTAAGTCTGGTCCGCCTGCCAAGATCGTTTCTCTTTTTGCCGCAGGTGTATTTAGGGTTTGTTGTTCAAAGGAAACAATGGATGAACTGGCAGTGGTTCTTAAACGCCCCAAATTAGCAGATCGTATTGACCTGCTCGATGCCGAACTATTAATTGACTTACTCAATTCCAGCGCACTCCTAGTAAATACTGAAACCGTTCAGTCGATTGTTAGAGATCCAAAGGATCAGATTTACCTTGCTTGTTCCGATGCAGCAAATGCAGACGTTCTTGTGACTGGCGACAAAGACTTGTTAGTGCTTAACAGCTACGGACGGACGCGTATAATGGCACCAGCAGAGTTTTGTTCGCTGTTTGCTGAGTGA
- a CDS encoding RNA-binding S4 domain-containing protein — MRLDKWLKVSRLIKRRTVAQMACDQGRVFVNDRPAKPALELKPQDKVHIELGRRALTVEVLTVPTGAVSAQDAASLYEITEEIRRSAEELDISDLEE, encoded by the coding sequence ATGCGCTTAGATAAATGGCTCAAAGTCTCCCGTTTAATAAAACGCCGCACGGTGGCTCAAATGGCTTGCGACCAGGGTCGGGTCTTCGTAAATGACCGGCCAGCCAAACCGGCACTGGAGCTTAAGCCACAAGACAAAGTACATATAGAGTTAGGCAGGCGTGCACTTACTGTCGAGGTACTCACTGTGCCCACCGGCGCAGTCTCAGCACAAGACGCAGCTTCGCTCTACGAAATAACCGAAGAAATTCGCCGCTCTGCTGAAGAGCTGGACATTTCGGATTTAGAAGAATAA
- the hydA gene encoding dihydropyrimidinase — translation MKTLITNGRIITAVDDYYADVFIDGEKIVAIGTNLNMEADKTIDAKGKLVIPGGIDAHTHMDMPFGGTTSADDFETGTRAAAHGGTTTIIDFAIQNKGQAILEALDIWHKKADGKTAIDYGFHMIVTDFTDDHIPEMKQMIDREGVTSFKLFMAYPGVLLADDATIFRAMSVAGSRGGLICMHAENGIVINEIVRHALRKGYTAPKYHALTRPTKAEAEGVNRAIALAEMAESPVYIVHLSCYDALKKVKEARDEGIPAFAETCPQYLFLDYSYYEKENFEGAKYVMTPALREKWNQEELWTGLRMNDLQTVSTDHCPFCFKDQKHLGKDDFSKIPNGGPGVENRMSLVFNGGVVQGRINLNRFVEITSTSAAKIFGLFPRKGTIAPGSDADIVIFDPDKKMTISAEHHHMNVDYNCYEGMEVTGVPETVLSRGKVVIENGKYTGKAGDGQYLKRSTVDLGPIKAQQDGKFSIIDREPREARRLSEIKLHV, via the coding sequence ATGAAAACTTTGATCACAAACGGGCGCATTATTACAGCAGTCGATGATTACTACGCCGACGTCTTTATTGACGGCGAAAAGATAGTCGCCATCGGCACCAACTTAAATATGGAAGCCGACAAAACAATCGACGCAAAAGGCAAGCTGGTAATTCCTGGCGGCATTGACGCCCACACTCACATGGACATGCCATTCGGCGGCACTACATCTGCCGATGATTTTGAAACCGGCACACGCGCAGCAGCCCACGGCGGCACCACAACCATCATTGACTTTGCCATTCAAAACAAAGGTCAAGCAATTCTTGAAGCTTTAGACATCTGGCACAAAAAAGCTGACGGCAAGACAGCAATCGACTATGGCTTCCACATGATTGTCACCGACTTCACCGACGATCACATTCCCGAAATGAAGCAGATGATTGACCGCGAAGGTGTAACAAGCTTCAAACTATTTATGGCTTATCCGGGCGTATTGCTTGCTGACGACGCTACTATTTTTCGCGCAATGTCTGTCGCAGGAAGTCGCGGCGGACTTATTTGTATGCATGCCGAAAACGGTATCGTCATCAATGAAATTGTTCGCCATGCTCTGAGAAAAGGCTACACGGCACCGAAATATCACGCGCTTACTCGCCCAACTAAAGCAGAAGCTGAAGGTGTTAACCGCGCAATTGCTCTAGCAGAAATGGCCGAGTCACCTGTATACATCGTGCACTTGAGCTGCTACGACGCGCTGAAAAAAGTCAAAGAAGCTCGCGATGAAGGCATTCCAGCATTTGCTGAGACATGCCCGCAATATCTCTTCCTCGATTACAGCTATTACGAGAAAGAAAACTTTGAAGGCGCCAAGTACGTAATGACGCCAGCACTTCGCGAAAAGTGGAATCAAGAAGAACTTTGGACTGGTTTGCGCATGAATGATCTGCAAACAGTCTCCACAGACCACTGCCCCTTTTGCTTCAAAGATCAAAAACACCTGGGCAAAGATGACTTCAGCAAAATACCAAACGGCGGACCAGGCGTTGAAAACCGCATGAGTCTCGTCTTCAATGGTGGTGTTGTCCAGGGAAGAATCAATCTAAACCGCTTCGTGGAAATCACTTCAACGTCTGCAGCGAAGATATTCGGTCTCTTCCCGCGCAAGGGCACAATTGCTCCGGGATCTGACGCCGATATCGTTATCTTCGACCCAGACAAGAAGATGACCATAAGCGCAGAACATCACCACATGAATGTGGATTACAACTGTTATGAAGGAATGGAAGTTACAGGCGTTCCCGAAACCGTCTTGTCTCGTGGTAAGGTCGTAATAGAAAACGGCAAATACACAGGCAAAGCCGGTGACGGTCAATACTTGAAACGCTCCACCGTAGATTTAGGACCAATAAAGGCACAACAAGATGGCAAATTCAGCATCATCGACCGCGAACCAAGGGAAGCTAGGAGGCTCAGTGAAATCAAGTTACACGTTTGA
- the dnaG gene encoding DNA primase — translation MKSITSEVIAEVRGRASILEVVSDTVALKRAGKHYKGLCPFHNEKTPSFTVNPERGIFKCFGCGEGGDVFAFVQKAHRVDFIDSVKNLAERYGVQLVESQEQRQEHDRRSLMLMLYQQASEFYMRMLQDEKQGAIAREYLKRRGIPEEIIQEFRLGYAPNTWDSLIQYLTSANKVSPATLAEAGLVRHKEDTNSYYDLFRHRLMVPITDDQGRVIAFGGRTFVEGEIKYINSPESPIYTKGQHLYGLNVAKDHIRQKDSVIVVEGYFDAIALHQFGFKNSVATLGTALTERQAKLLVRHTDSKRVYLSFDADAAGQKAAERGIETLNQVAEGIGIQLRVIRVPGGKDPDECLRAPAPDGGAEAFEAAIQNAPLLTDYQLERAVADCNLATHTGRIEASKLLVPILSAIKNSVARGEYIRQWAVRLNIREEELLSDVSQYRRQSGIARAQMPSRQALPRHKALPSGCFEAERQLLALYMTGEDDQRRVAGILADDNMVDPVHQRVKEAIEKVMVETQDIDDLQSKLMDELVTDQDGLKTVVDLILKAEELKEQNFAVDVILKDGRARILKEKVTQEKNRLRGLLNSSTSDDEQKQIQSKIGGLMEVEAILLPKAQTDSDLSEIKMKVDRLLGKEPQVLQVESSSL, via the coding sequence TTGAAGAGCATAACTTCAGAAGTAATAGCCGAAGTTAGAGGCCGGGCAAGTATCCTGGAAGTTGTCTCTGACACCGTTGCGCTCAAACGGGCTGGAAAACATTACAAAGGACTTTGTCCGTTTCACAACGAGAAGACACCGTCGTTTACGGTCAACCCTGAGCGCGGGATTTTCAAATGTTTTGGTTGCGGCGAAGGTGGAGACGTTTTTGCCTTTGTGCAAAAAGCCCATCGCGTTGATTTTATTGACTCAGTAAAGAATTTGGCTGAACGCTATGGCGTTCAATTGGTTGAATCACAAGAGCAACGCCAAGAGCATGATCGTCGTAGTTTGATGCTGATGCTTTATCAACAAGCATCAGAGTTTTACATGCGCATGTTGCAAGACGAGAAGCAGGGTGCCATTGCCCGGGAATATCTAAAGCGCCGCGGAATACCGGAAGAAATTATTCAAGAATTTCGACTAGGTTATGCTCCCAATACCTGGGACAGTTTGATTCAGTATTTGACCAGCGCCAACAAAGTTAGTCCGGCAACGTTAGCGGAAGCTGGACTTGTTCGTCACAAGGAAGATACTAATTCTTACTACGACCTTTTTCGCCATCGCTTGATGGTGCCGATTACTGACGATCAAGGTCGAGTAATTGCTTTTGGTGGCAGAACATTTGTTGAAGGCGAAATCAAGTACATCAACTCGCCGGAGTCACCAATTTATACAAAGGGACAACATCTCTACGGATTGAATGTAGCCAAAGATCATATCCGTCAGAAAGACTCGGTAATTGTCGTCGAAGGTTATTTCGACGCCATTGCCTTGCATCAATTCGGATTCAAAAACTCCGTCGCTACTTTGGGTACGGCATTGACCGAACGTCAAGCAAAGTTGCTGGTCAGACATACCGACTCTAAGCGAGTTTACTTATCATTTGATGCAGACGCTGCCGGACAAAAAGCAGCGGAGCGAGGAATTGAAACGCTTAATCAAGTAGCTGAAGGCATAGGCATCCAGTTGCGAGTTATCCGCGTACCTGGTGGCAAAGATCCCGATGAGTGCCTGCGTGCTCCGGCACCCGATGGTGGCGCCGAAGCATTTGAGGCGGCGATTCAAAATGCGCCACTGCTAACCGACTATCAATTGGAAAGAGCTGTTGCTGATTGCAATTTGGCAACACATACGGGCCGTATCGAAGCATCAAAATTGTTGGTGCCAATTCTTTCGGCAATCAAGAATTCAGTTGCTCGCGGTGAATACATTCGTCAATGGGCTGTCAGGTTGAACATTCGCGAAGAAGAATTGCTTTCTGACGTCAGCCAATATCGCCGGCAATCAGGAATAGCCAGGGCTCAAATGCCATCCAGGCAGGCGTTGCCCCGACATAAGGCATTGCCGTCCGGTTGTTTTGAAGCTGAGCGTCAGTTATTGGCTTTGTACATGACCGGTGAAGATGATCAGCGTCGGGTGGCAGGAATTTTGGCCGATGACAATATGGTTGATCCGGTTCACCAAAGAGTTAAGGAAGCCATTGAGAAGGTGATGGTCGAAACTCAAGATATTGATGATTTGCAGTCAAAGCTGATGGATGAGTTGGTAACCGACCAGGATGGTTTAAAAACAGTTGTCGACTTAATCCTCAAGGCTGAGGAGTTGAAAGAGCAGAACTTCGCTGTTGACGTTATTCTGAAAGATGGCAGGGCTAGAATTCTCAAGGAAAAGGTTACCCAAGAGAAGAATCGGTTGCGCGGACTTTTGAATTCATCTACTTCGGATGATGAACAAAAGCAAATACAGAGTAAAATAGGTGGATTGATGGAGGTGGAGGCGATTCTTTTGCCTAAAGCACAAACTGATTCGGATCTGTCAGAGATTAAGATGAAAGTGGATAGACTTCTAGGCAAGGAGCCCCAAGTACTTCAGGTGGAGAGTAGTAGCCTGTGA
- the rpoD gene encoding RNA polymerase sigma factor RpoD, whose amino-acid sequence MEEVGKRRNRADLTDFLTGGDEVLGGEDISGLSEVEEPVFIEEDEERVTENPAEFEEEASKGLTSDDPVRMYLREIGRIPLLTADQEIELARRIEEGGADGAIAKRKLVQANLRLVVSIAKKYVGRGMLFLDLIQEGNLGLIRAAEKFDHERGYKFSTYATWWIRQAITRAIADQARTIRIPVHMVETINKLKKVTRKLAQDKGRKPSEEEIALAMEISIVKLREIIKVAQEPISLETPVGKEEDSRLGDFIEDRQAETPASSVTQELLREDLVEVMAGLSPRERDVLRLRFGLDDGRTRTLEEVGQLFGVTRERIRQIEAKALRKLRHPNRSRRLREYIE is encoded by the coding sequence ATGGAAGAGGTTGGCAAGCGTCGTAATCGTGCCGACTTAACGGATTTCTTGACCGGTGGCGACGAAGTCTTGGGTGGCGAAGACATATCGGGTTTGTCCGAGGTCGAAGAACCAGTTTTCATTGAAGAAGACGAAGAAAGAGTTACCGAAAACCCGGCTGAATTTGAGGAAGAAGCATCCAAAGGACTTACTTCAGATGATCCGGTACGCATGTATTTGCGTGAAATCGGGCGAATTCCTCTTTTGACTGCTGACCAAGAAATTGAATTGGCTCGTCGAATTGAGGAAGGCGGAGCAGATGGTGCAATTGCTAAACGTAAATTGGTGCAAGCCAACTTGCGTTTGGTTGTTTCAATCGCCAAAAAATATGTTGGTCGCGGCATGCTTTTCTTGGATTTGATCCAGGAAGGCAATTTGGGTCTTATCCGTGCGGCAGAGAAGTTTGATCACGAGCGTGGTTACAAGTTCAGCACCTACGCAACATGGTGGATTAGACAAGCGATTACACGCGCTATCGCCGACCAGGCTCGCACGATTCGTATACCTGTGCACATGGTTGAGACCATCAATAAACTGAAAAAAGTTACTCGTAAGCTTGCTCAAGATAAAGGTCGCAAACCAAGCGAAGAAGAAATTGCTCTGGCAATGGAAATATCCATTGTTAAACTGCGCGAGATCATCAAAGTTGCCCAAGAGCCAATTTCTTTGGAAACTCCAGTCGGCAAAGAAGAAGACAGCCGTCTTGGTGATTTCATTGAAGATCGCCAGGCTGAAACTCCAGCATCGTCTGTCACCCAAGAATTGTTGCGTGAAGATCTGGTTGAAGTTATGGCTGGGTTGTCACCGCGCGAAAGAGACGTCTTGCGTCTGCGCTTCGGACTTGATGACGGCAGAACAAGAACTCTGGAAGAGGTCGGTCAGCTATTTGGTGTAACTCGAGAACGTATACGTCAGATTGAAGCCAAGGCCTTGCGTAAGCTGCGCCACCCAAATCGCAGCCGTCGCCTTCGCGAATATATCGAGTAG
- a CDS encoding cell wall metabolism sensor histidine kinase WalK: protein MFRQLSNWLSRSLANQLLFTYLLVLTIALMAVSVWALVILKSESISDLRNALQVEAVNLGLEIDNDLALDSPEATARIQSATDRHAGKLNAWVTVVDSGGHVMAESGMRPSRSKESISDQPEINDALAGIAAIYTRSSHLTKTDWLFVAYPVRSMGETAGVIRVGVPLTEINQRLHQDLIVFLEIILATLVVTVLISRWLAKRVTKPIRDMSQTASQIAEEGDISEFVPVLRKDEIGELANSFNQMISRLREQERLRQEFIANASHELKTPTMAISSVVEALQAGAVNDPKLRSEFLHSLEKLVDRQSNLLKDLLDITRLDASVRADWHEDVNISSIINDALEQVRVQAEKKEIVLSNLSKIDGMMVSGNSIQLQRAILNLLHNAVSYTPVGGSVSVETSTDGKSEIAVVVKDTGPGIEIGDLPHIFERFYRADKSRTRAAGGTGLGLAITKEIIVRHKGSVDVESTVGEGSTFTIRLPLSRH from the coding sequence ATGTTCAGGCAACTTTCTAATTGGCTGTCCCGCAGTCTTGCAAACCAGCTTCTATTTACTTACTTGCTGGTACTAACAATCGCCCTAATGGCCGTTAGCGTATGGGCATTGGTCATTCTGAAATCCGAATCGATATCCGATTTGCGTAACGCCTTACAGGTTGAAGCTGTAAATCTAGGTCTGGAAATTGACAATGACCTGGCACTTGATTCGCCGGAAGCAACTGCGCGTATCCAATCGGCTACCGACAGACATGCCGGTAAACTCAACGCCTGGGTGACTGTTGTGGACAGTGGTGGTCATGTTATGGCCGAGTCGGGAATGCGTCCTTCAAGATCCAAAGAAAGTATTTCCGACCAACCAGAAATCAATGATGCGCTCGCCGGTATCGCTGCCATTTATACACGCAGCTCGCACCTGACGAAAACCGACTGGTTATTTGTTGCCTATCCGGTGCGCTCGATGGGTGAAACAGCAGGAGTCATTCGTGTTGGTGTGCCATTGACTGAAATCAATCAGCGATTGCACCAAGATTTGATTGTATTTTTGGAAATTATTCTGGCAACTCTTGTTGTGACGGTCTTAATCAGTCGTTGGTTGGCCAAGCGAGTGACAAAACCAATTCGCGATATGAGTCAAACGGCTAGTCAAATTGCTGAAGAGGGTGACATATCAGAATTTGTGCCGGTGTTGCGCAAAGACGAAATTGGAGAATTGGCTAACTCATTCAACCAAATGATTAGTCGCCTGCGAGAGCAAGAAAGATTACGTCAGGAATTCATCGCTAATGCGAGTCATGAATTGAAAACTCCGACCATGGCAATTAGCTCCGTTGTGGAAGCATTGCAGGCTGGTGCTGTTAACGATCCAAAATTGAGAAGCGAGTTTCTACATTCATTGGAAAAACTTGTTGATCGGCAATCAAATCTATTGAAAGATCTTCTCGACATTACACGCCTCGATGCGTCCGTTAGGGCTGACTGGCATGAAGACGTAAATATCTCGTCGATCATTAATGATGCCCTTGAACAAGTGCGTGTGCAGGCAGAAAAGAAAGAAATCGTATTGTCGAATTTGTCCAAAATAGATGGAATGATGGTGTCAGGCAACAGCATTCAATTGCAGAGAGCAATCTTGAATCTCCTGCACAACGCTGTCAGCTATACGCCTGTTGGTGGATCAGTATCGGTCGAAACAAGCACCGATGGTAAAAGCGAAATTGCTGTAGTCGTGAAAGACACTGGTCCCGGAATCGAAATCGGTGACTTGCCCCATATCTTCGAGCGCTTCTATCGCGCCGACAAGTCCCGTACTCGTGCAGCCGGAGGCACCGGTCTTGGCTTGGCGATCACCAAAGAAATCATCGTGCGCCACAAGGGCTCAGTTGATGTTGAATCAACTGTCGGCGAAGGGTCTACATTCACCATCCGCCTTCCATTGTCGCGCCACTAA
- a CDS encoding ORF6N domain-containing protein has protein sequence MTTDTPAQYVDSLTSRIHLVRGQKVMLDADLAELYGISTRIFNQGVKRNRSRFPVDFMFQLTVEEYENLRSQFVISSSRWGGRRYTPLAFTEHGAIMAATILNSQKAMEMSVFIVRAFVQLREIISAHSELTDKLQQLESKVSGHDQSIADLFEAIRQLMMPPSSKKRFVGFRTGVDGES, from the coding sequence GTGACGACTGACACTCCTGCACAATATGTAGATTCACTGACGTCTCGCATTCACCTTGTGCGTGGTCAGAAAGTTATGCTTGATGCTGATTTGGCCGAGCTTTACGGCATTTCGACAAGAATTTTTAATCAAGGTGTAAAACGGAACAGAAGTCGCTTTCCGGTTGACTTCATGTTTCAGCTTACGGTCGAAGAATATGAAAACTTGAGATCACAATTTGTGATCTCAAGTTCCAGATGGGGCGGTCGACGGTATACTCCTTTGGCGTTTACCGAACACGGCGCAATAATGGCAGCAACGATCTTAAATTCTCAGAAGGCGATGGAGATGAGCGTTTTTATTGTCCGTGCCTTTGTACAACTTCGGGAGATAATTTCTGCTCATAGTGAGCTAACCGACAAATTACAACAACTAGAAAGCAAAGTATCTGGACACGATCAATCGATTGCCGATTTATTTGAGGCAATTCGTCAATTGATGATGCCGCCATCCTCAAAAAAGCGTTTTGTTGGATTTCGCACGGGCGTTGATGGTGAGTCATGA